The sequence GACCTTGCCGTTCTCGGCCAGGGCTTCGCCGATGGTCTCCAGGCTTTCGCGCACGGCATCGTCGATGAAGCCGCAGGTGTTGACGATCACCAGATCGGCACCGGCAAAAGTCTTGGAGGTTTGATAGCCCTCGGCGCTGAGTTGCGTGAGGATGAGTTCGGAGTCGGTCAGCGCCTTGGGGCAACCCAGGCTGACAAATCCGACTTTGGGGGCCGCGTTGGCGACCGGGACAAGCGTTTCAGACATGGCCCGATTGTCTCAGACCCGACCGAACGGCGCAGATGCCCAGCCTATCGCTTGAGACCGAGTGCTGCCAGCATCTGCTCACTGTTCTTCTGCATCTGCTCCTGCATCTGCGTGAACGCGCTGCGAGACTGCTCCAGATAGGTACCCATCATGCCCTGCATCATGGGCGACTGCACATTCATGAACTGCTTCCAGGCCTCGGGGTTCGCGCCGCTGGACTGCTCGGTCATCTTGTGCTGCAGGTCCATGAAGATCTGCACGTTCTTTTCGAGGTAGGCACCCATGAAGTCCTGCATGGCGTGGCCATAAAAGCGAATGATGTTGGCCAGCACCTGCTCGGTGAAGATCGGTACACCTGCCGTCTCTTCTTCCAGAATGATCTGCAGCAGGATGCTGCGTGTGAGATCGTCGTTGGACTTGGCATCCCGCACCACGAAGGGCTCGTTGTCCATCACCAGCGTCTTGACCTCGGCCAGCGTGATGTACGACGAGGTGTCGGTGTCGTACAGACGCCGGTTCGGGTACTTCTTGATGACGCGCACAGCGGGTTGGCTGCCACTCTCGGCCTTGTTCTTTTGCACTGATGAATCTCTCTGGAAAACAGCGGATGAACCCCGGAATACGCCACGGGGTT is a genomic window of Hydrogenophaga sp. RAC07 containing:
- the phaR gene encoding polyhydroxyalkanoate synthesis repressor PhaR; translated protein: MQKNKAESGSQPAVRVIKKYPNRRLYDTDTSSYITLAEVKTLVMDNEPFVVRDAKSNDDLTRSILLQIILEEETAGVPIFTEQVLANIIRFYGHAMQDFMGAYLEKNVQIFMDLQHKMTEQSSGANPEAWKQFMNVQSPMMQGMMGTYLEQSRSAFTQMQEQMQKNSEQMLAALGLKR